One window from the genome of Nitrospira defluvii encodes:
- a CDS encoding ABC transporter permease — MNARRIWAVARKEGIHIIRDWRSLVMGIAIPILLLTLFGYALTLDVDEVPLVVWDQGGTQASRDFISRFEGSPYFALRRVVQTYAEVERAIDAGEALVALVIPVDFAMDVESGRVGRAQAIVDGSDSNTATIVLGYVETVARTYNQDLAIEQAARTSGRTVTVPLDLRQRVWFNADMESKNYIIPGLIAVIMMVIAAMLTSLTVAREWETGTMEQVISTPLKGPELILGKLLPYFSIGMLDVLVAVLMGEFLFEVPLRGNVALLFGMAAVFLAGALSLGMLISIVTKAQLLASQLAMVVTFLPAFLLSGFMYDISNMPNVIQVLTHVVPARYFVSLLKGIYLKGVGLELLMMEAVLLAVFGLLVLLAANLVFKKKMA, encoded by the coding sequence ATGAACGCGCGGCGCATCTGGGCGGTCGCCCGCAAAGAGGGCATCCATATTATCCGCGACTGGCGCAGCCTGGTCATGGGGATCGCCATCCCTATTCTCTTATTGACCCTGTTCGGTTATGCGCTGACCTTGGACGTGGATGAGGTGCCGCTCGTCGTTTGGGATCAGGGCGGCACGCAGGCCAGCCGCGACTTCATCAGCCGTTTCGAGGGATCGCCCTATTTCGCCCTCCGCCGCGTCGTGCAGACCTATGCGGAGGTCGAGCGGGCGATCGATGCGGGGGAGGCTCTCGTGGCCTTGGTCATCCCGGTCGACTTCGCAATGGATGTGGAGTCGGGCCGGGTCGGGCGGGCTCAAGCGATCGTGGACGGCAGCGATTCCAACACGGCCACCATCGTGCTGGGCTATGTGGAGACCGTCGCGCGCACCTACAACCAGGATCTGGCGATCGAGCAGGCCGCCCGCACCAGCGGCCGAACCGTTACGGTCCCGCTCGATCTGCGCCAGCGCGTCTGGTTCAACGCCGACATGGAATCGAAGAACTACATCATTCCGGGACTGATCGCGGTGATCATGATGGTCATCGCCGCGATGCTGACCTCGCTGACCGTGGCGCGTGAGTGGGAAACGGGCACGATGGAGCAGGTGATCTCCACGCCGTTGAAAGGGCCCGAGCTGATCCTCGGCAAGTTGCTACCGTATTTCAGCATCGGGATGCTCGATGTGCTAGTGGCCGTACTGATGGGCGAGTTCCTCTTTGAGGTCCCGCTGCGCGGCAACGTTGCGCTCCTGTTCGGCATGGCCGCCGTCTTTTTGGCCGGCGCGCTCTCACTCGGCATGTTGATCAGCATCGTGACCAAAGCCCAGTTGCTGGCCAGCCAGCTCGCCATGGTGGTCACGTTCCTGCCAGCCTTCCTGCTCTCCGGGTTCATGTACGACATCAGCAACATGCCGAACGTGATCCAGGTCCTCACTCATGTGGTGCCGGCCCGGTATTTCGTCTCGCTGTTGAAGGGCATCTATCTCAAAGGGGTCGGACTGGAGCTGCTGATGATGGAGGCGGTGCTCCTGGCCGTCTTCGGCCTGCTCGTGCTCCTGGCCGCCAATCTGGTCTTCAAAAAAAAGATGGCGTGA
- a CDS encoding ABC transporter ATP-binding protein, with protein sequence MHADREPYAVVVRDLEKRFGSFVAVNRISLQVSAGEIFGFLGPNGAGKSTTIRMLCGLLAPTAGTGTVAGFDIMRQAERIKARIGYMSQKFSLYEDLTVEENIDFYSGIYRIPKGKKAERKEWVIGMAGLAQHRTSRTAVLSGGWKQRLALGCAILHEPPIIFLDEPTSGVDPISRRSFWDLIYTLAGRGVTVFVTTHYMEEAEYCDRLGLIYRGELIADGTPDELKTRFMEDDIIEVLCEQPQEAMLALGEIEGVKETALFGKGLHVVVERRAEGVMTAIKNRLAERKFPVSRAERIVPSLEDVFVSLIEARDRQERPQAEVAG encoded by the coding sequence ATGCACGCTGATCGTGAACCCTACGCGGTCGTCGTCCGCGATCTAGAAAAGCGGTTCGGCTCCTTCGTTGCGGTCAACCGGATCAGTCTGCAGGTCAGCGCCGGCGAGATCTTCGGATTTCTCGGCCCGAACGGCGCCGGCAAATCCACGACCATCCGAATGCTGTGCGGGCTGCTGGCCCCGACCGCCGGCACCGGGACCGTCGCCGGCTTCGACATCATGCGCCAGGCCGAGCGGATCAAGGCCCGCATCGGCTATATGAGCCAGAAGTTCTCGCTCTATGAGGATCTGACGGTCGAGGAGAACATCGACTTTTACAGCGGCATTTACCGAATTCCGAAAGGGAAGAAGGCTGAGCGAAAAGAATGGGTGATCGGCATGGCGGGCCTTGCGCAGCATCGGACCTCTCGGACCGCAGTGCTCTCAGGGGGTTGGAAACAACGACTCGCGCTGGGCTGCGCCATCCTGCACGAGCCACCGATCATCTTTCTCGACGAACCGACGTCCGGCGTGGACCCGATCAGCCGCCGCAGCTTCTGGGATCTCATTTACACGCTGGCCGGGCGAGGTGTGACCGTCTTCGTGACGACGCACTACATGGAAGAGGCGGAATACTGCGACCGACTGGGATTGATCTATCGCGGGGAATTGATCGCCGATGGGACGCCGGACGAGCTGAAGACGCGCTTCATGGAAGACGACATCATTGAGGTCCTGTGCGAGCAGCCACAGGAGGCGATGCTGGCGCTCGGGGAGATTGAAGGGGTCAAGGAAACGGCCCTGTTCGGCAAGGGACTGCACGTCGTCGTCGAGCGCCGGGCGGAGGGCGTGATGACTGCGATCAAGAACAGACTGGCTGAGCGGAAGTTCCCGGTGTCGCGGGCCGAGCGAATCGTGCCGTCGCTGGAGGACGTGTTCGTCTCGCTGATCGAGGCACGGGATCGACAGGAACGGCCTCAGGCGGAGGTGGCGGGATGA
- a CDS encoding ABC transporter ATP-binding protein, with protein MEALKLVHLTRSFGAVRAVEDLNFTVASGEIFGLVGPDGAGKTTTMRLLTGVMEPSGGEAWVMGKHVVREAEAVKDDIGYMSQRFGLYPDLTVDENIHFYADLYGVPARGREHKIHDLLSFSNLTPFKKRQAGRLSGGMKQKLGLACALIHTPKVLFLDEPTNGVDPVSRRDFWRILYSLLKEGVTIFVSTAYLDEAERCHRVALLHQGRLLACDTPDRVKTLMRGTILEVRVNRAREAAVLLKQRVKAESIGLFGDRIHVVTMDRVQTAHEVPAVLQTGGFTLQGLRPIEPSLEDVFVSVLTSEGAVSQREPINAR; from the coding sequence GTGGAGGCCCTTAAGCTCGTCCATTTGACGCGATCGTTCGGCGCGGTCCGCGCGGTCGAGGATCTAAATTTCACGGTGGCGTCGGGAGAAATCTTTGGCCTCGTCGGTCCGGACGGCGCCGGCAAGACGACGACGATGCGGCTCTTGACCGGCGTCATGGAGCCGAGCGGCGGCGAGGCCTGGGTCATGGGGAAGCACGTCGTCCGGGAAGCGGAAGCCGTCAAGGATGACATCGGGTACATGAGCCAGCGGTTCGGTTTGTATCCGGATCTCACGGTGGACGAGAATATCCATTTCTACGCGGATCTCTACGGGGTTCCCGCGAGAGGCCGCGAGCACAAGATCCACGACCTGCTCTCGTTCAGCAACCTCACGCCGTTCAAAAAACGGCAGGCCGGCCGATTGTCCGGCGGCATGAAGCAGAAGCTGGGCCTCGCCTGTGCGCTGATCCATACGCCGAAGGTGTTGTTCCTGGACGAGCCGACGAACGGGGTGGATCCCGTGTCGCGGCGCGACTTCTGGCGGATTCTCTATTCCCTCCTCAAGGAAGGTGTGACTATCTTTGTCTCCACCGCCTATCTGGATGAGGCCGAACGCTGTCACCGCGTGGCGTTGCTGCACCAGGGCCGTCTCCTGGCCTGCGACACACCGGACCGGGTCAAAACCCTCATGCGGGGGACCATTCTGGAAGTCCGCGTCAATCGGGCGCGCGAGGCTGCAGTCCTGCTCAAGCAGCGTGTGAAAGCCGAGTCGATCGGACTGTTCGGCGATCGTATCCATGTGGTGACCATGGATCGGGTACAGACCGCGCACGAGGTGCCGGCCGTGCTGCAAACCGGAGGATTTACGCTGCAGGGGCTCAGGCCGATCGAGCCCTCTCTGGAAGATGTCTTTGTGTCGGTGCTGACGAGCGAAGGGGCCGTCTCTCAGCGGGAACCGATCAATGCACGCTGA
- a CDS encoding HlyD family secretion protein, with amino-acid sequence METMAAPRRSGGTEPGEHGASPPDTAAPAPGSARARIRMWAILIVGALLLAVIAALTLWSRPAPEPGVLRVSGNIEMTDAEVSFKIPGRVVERLVSEGETVKAGQIVARLDTSELSQEVALRKAEVRAAEAALAELETGSRPEEIAQSEAVVRRAQAEVERAKADFRRLKTLYEQDNVSGQDYDAAKTAVDVTEAKLREAQEQLRLVKKGPRMEKIDRSRAQLQQAKEALKLAETRFNYSILASPLTGVVLSHHIEPGEFVAAGTPIVTVGDLEHVWLRAYVDETDLGRVKIGQTAKVRTDTFPDKHYVGRVSFIASQAEFTPKSVQTEKERVKLVYRIKITIANPEMELKAGMPADARIRLLDRSEAPGGGP; translated from the coding sequence ATGGAGACGATGGCGGCTCCTCGCAGATCGGGTGGGACTGAGCCAGGCGAGCATGGAGCCTCGCCGCCGGATACCGCGGCGCCCGCCCCAGGAAGCGCGAGGGCACGCATTCGGATGTGGGCGATCCTGATCGTTGGTGCGCTGCTCCTTGCCGTCATCGCCGCGCTCACTCTCTGGTCACGGCCGGCGCCGGAGCCTGGAGTCCTCCGGGTGTCGGGCAACATCGAGATGACCGACGCCGAGGTCAGTTTCAAGATCCCGGGTCGCGTGGTGGAGCGTCTGGTGTCGGAAGGGGAGACGGTCAAGGCGGGACAGATTGTCGCTCGTTTGGATACCAGTGAGTTGTCGCAGGAGGTCGCGTTACGCAAGGCGGAGGTTCGTGCGGCGGAGGCGGCGTTGGCTGAGCTGGAGACCGGCTCTCGACCGGAGGAGATTGCACAATCGGAAGCCGTGGTTCGGCGGGCGCAGGCGGAGGTGGAGCGTGCCAAGGCCGATTTCAGGCGCCTCAAGACGCTCTATGAGCAGGACAATGTCTCGGGGCAGGACTACGATGCGGCCAAGACGGCCGTGGACGTGACTGAGGCCAAACTCCGTGAGGCACAGGAGCAATTGCGTCTCGTCAAAAAAGGCCCGCGCATGGAAAAAATCGACCGGTCACGGGCACAGCTTCAGCAGGCCAAAGAGGCACTGAAGCTGGCCGAGACGCGGTTCAACTACTCTATCTTGGCCTCTCCATTAACCGGTGTGGTCCTCTCCCACCACATCGAGCCGGGCGAGTTCGTCGCCGCCGGGACGCCCATCGTGACCGTCGGCGATTTGGAACATGTCTGGCTGCGGGCCTACGTGGATGAGACGGATTTGGGACGAGTAAAGATCGGCCAAACGGCGAAGGTGAGGACCGATACCTTCCCGGACAAGCATTATGTGGGGCGCGTCTCCTTCATTGCCTCCCAGGCAGAGTTTACGCCCAAGAGCGTCCAGACAGAGAAGGAACGCGTGAAGCTGGTCTATCGCATCAAGATCACCATCGCCAATCCTGAGATGGAGCTCAAGGCCGGCATGCCGGCCGATGCCCGGATCAGGCTTTTGGATCGATCGGAGGCACCAGGTGGAGGCCCTTAA
- a CDS encoding TolC family protein translates to MNRRTVGIATLAAFWMICLSAAAEPPQVRPELRLSLHDAIQAAIDNNANVRLLKERIVAAQSAASASLGALLPNVSGFMSGSHQTVNLAAFGLPPDRLSGLGLQRPVTEPFDVYNARANLVQNIFSLSLIQRWRAAKTGVDVAGLEAEVTKRDVMATAGLLYMEASRAEAAVKARLADLELSQQLLKLAQDRKKAGVATGLDVTREEVQVENTRQRLLVAQNDHESAKLNLIRTLGIDFDVSVTLTDELTLANVESQTPETALTVARENRAELKAQITRQKLASLSLSSVTSERIPSLSLNGDYGWIGLKPDEALATRSVGLMLSVPIFDGGQREGRISETRSRVRQESIRMKDVSDQVTLEVRSALLTLDSSTQQVAVAEKGIELAMKELTFARDRFAAGLATNIEVTNAQTSVARARDNLIEALFRFNASRINLARAKGEIEQLF, encoded by the coding sequence ATGAACAGGCGAACAGTGGGTATCGCAACCCTGGCAGCATTCTGGATGATATGCCTGTCGGCGGCTGCTGAGCCGCCTCAGGTCCGCCCCGAGTTACGTTTGAGTCTGCATGATGCCATTCAGGCGGCCATCGACAATAACGCCAATGTGCGCTTGCTGAAAGAACGGATCGTGGCCGCTCAATCGGCGGCTAGCGCCAGCTTGGGGGCGTTACTGCCGAACGTGTCCGGGTTCATGAGCGGAAGCCATCAAACCGTCAATCTCGCCGCCTTCGGACTGCCGCCCGACAGACTCTCCGGCTTAGGCTTGCAGAGACCTGTGACCGAACCGTTCGATGTCTACAACGCGAGGGCCAACCTCGTGCAGAATATTTTCAGCCTGAGCCTGATTCAGCGTTGGCGGGCGGCCAAAACCGGAGTCGATGTGGCGGGGCTTGAGGCCGAAGTGACGAAGCGAGACGTCATGGCCACGGCGGGGCTTCTATACATGGAAGCGTCTCGAGCGGAGGCTGCGGTGAAAGCCCGGCTGGCGGATCTCGAACTCAGCCAGCAACTGTTGAAGTTGGCACAGGATAGAAAGAAGGCAGGTGTGGCCACGGGCCTCGATGTCACCCGTGAAGAAGTCCAGGTCGAGAACACCCGCCAGCGGCTGCTCGTCGCTCAAAACGATCACGAAAGCGCGAAGTTGAACCTCATTCGCACGTTGGGTATCGATTTTGACGTGTCCGTGACGCTGACCGACGAACTCACATTGGCGAACGTCGAGTCGCAAACCCCTGAGACGGCTCTCACTGTGGCGCGCGAGAATCGCGCGGAACTCAAGGCGCAGATCACGCGCCAAAAGCTCGCCTCCCTTAGTCTCAGCTCTGTGACGAGTGAACGAATTCCCTCGTTGTCCTTGAACGGCGACTACGGATGGATCGGCCTGAAACCGGATGAAGCCCTGGCGACACGATCGGTAGGGCTCATGCTCTCGGTTCCCATTTTCGACGGGGGGCAGCGCGAGGGCCGTATTTCCGAGACGCGTAGCCGTGTGCGTCAGGAATCGATCCGGATGAAGGATGTATCCGACCAAGTCACCCTCGAAGTCCGCAGTGCCCTCCTCACGCTCGACTCCTCCACGCAGCAGGTGGCGGTCGCCGAAAAAGGGATCGAGCTGGCAATGAAGGAACTGACCTTTGCGCGTGATCGCTTTGCCGCCGGCCTCGCCACGAATATCGAGGTGACGAACGCCCAAACCTCGGTCGCGCGGGCACGCGACAACCTCATTGAGGCGTTGTTCCGATTCAATGCGTCACGCATCAATCTGGCGCGGGCCAAGGGTGAGATTGAACAGCTATTCTGA
- a CDS encoding TetR/AcrR family transcriptional regulator has product MAHPKHLPAKQRRIETVQALIALAAEQNPTDITTAAVAKRIGLTQGALFRHFPSKDAILKAVMEWVADRLLARIDRAAQSASSPIAALEAVFLAHIDFVVEHPGVPRMLIGELQRSEDTVTKRMVRTLLRCYTERLIRLMELGKRQGQLDPDLDTAAASTLFVGTIQGLVMQSLLTGNVLHIRRQAPDAFAIYRRGIAFDRSSGEKRFSPR; this is encoded by the coding sequence ATGGCTCATCCCAAGCACCTTCCAGCGAAGCAACGTCGAATTGAGACGGTTCAGGCTCTGATCGCCTTGGCGGCGGAACAGAATCCCACCGACATTACAACGGCCGCTGTTGCCAAGCGTATAGGCCTGACCCAGGGCGCGCTGTTTAGGCATTTCCCAAGCAAAGACGCCATCTTGAAGGCAGTCATGGAATGGGTGGCGGATCGTCTGTTGGCGCGAATCGACAGGGCGGCGCAATCCGCCTCCTCTCCTATCGCAGCGTTGGAAGCTGTCTTCCTCGCGCATATCGATTTTGTGGTCGAGCATCCTGGCGTACCACGGATGCTGATCGGCGAATTACAACGATCCGAAGACACCGTCACCAAGCGGATGGTGCGGACCTTGCTCCGTTGCTACACCGAGCGCCTGATTCGGCTGATGGAACTAGGCAAGAGGCAGGGCCAGCTCGATCCAGACCTGGACACCGCCGCTGCTTCAACCCTGTTTGTTGGGACCATTCAGGGGCTGGTTATGCAGTCGTTGCTCACGGGAAATGTGTTACACATCCGCCGCCAAGCGCCCGACGCGTTTGCCATCTATCGGCGCGGCATCGCATTCGACAGATCGTCAGGAGAGAAGCGATTCTCTCCGCGATAA
- a CDS encoding cation:proton antiporter: MQPDPLFFRDLATVFLAAVAGGALAWIARQPLVLGYVLGGIAISPFTPGPSVSDLHTFDFFAEIGVILLMFSIGLEFSVKDLMRVKWVALVGGPLGILLSILLAIGVGSLIGWPVTQSIVIGAAISMASTMVLARLLLDRGELHSRHGRVMIGITLVEDLAVVAMTVLVPALGTFESGRLILIGQALLKALLILAPFGYLAARVIPPLLTRVARTQNRELFLLVALAIGLGTAAVTQMVGLSLALGAFLAGLIISGSAYGHETLARLISLRDAFVALFFVTIGILIDPHVILDNLSLLGTMIGLIMVGKLVIWTTVVRFFGYAFSTAILVGIGLTQIGEFSFVLVQVAKAAGHVGAEVYNATLAASLLTILLNAALVRYVPEWLGKRRLARDPRLSVSWAAEQEIPPQHVVLCGFGEVGNALGKALEEFGVPYLVIERDPDIVRRLQIRGTPCLYGDASHHELLTQARAADASLIVVALPEIETAALTIRRIRSLNPLVRILARAHGQAEAEKLAAVGATELIQPEVEASVTLIRHTLDWFAVPKDRICEYAERYRASVDPTGPSDGSAQPSAEPTGDRKDDIGATTN, translated from the coding sequence GTGCAACCGGACCCTTTATTCTTCCGAGATCTCGCCACCGTCTTTCTGGCCGCTGTCGCAGGCGGCGCCCTCGCGTGGATTGCGCGACAACCCCTCGTACTCGGCTACGTGCTCGGCGGCATCGCCATCAGCCCCTTTACGCCGGGCCCTTCCGTGTCCGATCTCCATACGTTCGATTTTTTCGCCGAGATCGGCGTCATCCTGCTGATGTTTTCGATCGGGTTGGAGTTCTCGGTCAAGGACCTGATGCGGGTCAAATGGGTCGCCCTGGTCGGCGGCCCCCTCGGCATTCTCCTCTCCATCCTGCTGGCTATCGGCGTCGGTAGCCTGATCGGCTGGCCCGTGACGCAGAGTATCGTCATCGGAGCGGCGATCTCCATGGCGAGCACCATGGTGTTGGCTCGCCTACTGCTGGACCGCGGAGAACTGCACTCCCGCCATGGACGCGTCATGATCGGCATCACGCTGGTCGAAGATTTGGCCGTCGTGGCAATGACCGTACTCGTGCCCGCGCTCGGCACATTCGAATCGGGACGGCTCATCTTGATCGGCCAAGCCCTGCTGAAGGCCTTGCTGATTTTGGCTCCCTTCGGTTATCTGGCGGCCAGGGTGATCCCCCCTCTCTTGACGCGTGTGGCCAGAACCCAGAATCGGGAGCTCTTCCTGCTCGTGGCCCTGGCCATCGGTCTGGGGACCGCGGCGGTGACGCAAATGGTCGGGCTGTCGCTCGCACTGGGGGCGTTCCTGGCCGGCTTGATCATCAGCGGGTCCGCATATGGACATGAAACGTTGGCCCGCTTGATTTCCTTGCGTGACGCTTTCGTCGCGCTCTTCTTCGTGACCATCGGCATCTTGATCGATCCGCACGTCATCCTCGACAACCTGTCGTTGCTCGGCACGATGATCGGCTTAATCATGGTGGGAAAGCTGGTGATTTGGACCACGGTGGTGCGGTTCTTCGGCTATGCGTTTTCGACGGCGATCCTCGTGGGCATCGGCCTCACGCAGATCGGGGAATTTTCATTCGTTCTGGTGCAGGTGGCGAAGGCGGCGGGACATGTCGGTGCCGAGGTGTACAACGCCACGCTGGCCGCCTCACTGCTGACGATTCTGCTGAACGCCGCCCTGGTGCGCTACGTCCCCGAGTGGTTGGGCAAACGCCGCTTGGCGCGAGACCCTCGACTCTCGGTATCGTGGGCGGCTGAGCAGGAGATTCCTCCGCAGCATGTGGTGCTCTGTGGCTTCGGGGAGGTCGGCAACGCGCTGGGGAAGGCCCTGGAGGAATTCGGAGTTCCGTACCTCGTCATCGAGCGAGATCCGGATATCGTTCGGCGGCTCCAGATTCGTGGCACCCCTTGCCTATACGGGGACGCCTCTCATCACGAACTGCTGACGCAGGCCCGAGCGGCGGATGCGTCGCTCATCGTCGTGGCCCTGCCCGAAATCGAAACGGCTGCGCTGACGATACGCCGCATCCGCAGCCTGAATCCCCTCGTCCGCATCTTGGCCCGCGCACACGGCCAGGCAGAAGCCGAAAAATTGGCGGCCGTGGGGGCGACCGAGCTCATTCAGCCGGAAGTCGAAGCGTCGGTGACGCTGATCCGCCACACCTTGGATTGGTTTGCGGTGCCCAAAGATCGAATCTGTGAGTACGCCGAACGGTATCGCGCCTCGGTGGATCCCACAGGTCCATCGGATGGGTCCGCGCAACCATCTGCTGAGCCGACTGGTGATCGAAAGGACGACATTGGAGCCACCACCAACTGA
- a CDS encoding cation-transporting P-type ATPase, whose protein sequence is MGPRNHLLSRLVIERTTLEPPPTDEQEHWHGRAVAEVVACLHTDPRRGLTVEEAARRLAQHGPNRLPSPARRSAWVRFLLQFHNVLIYMMLASAVVAGLLSHWIDAAVLFAAVAVNAVIGFLQEGKAEEALDAIRNLLSLRTTAIRQGERIQIAAKDLVQGDLVTLASGDKIPADLRVVSAKSLFVNEAILTGESAVVEKSPAAVPIEAPLGDRRCLLYSGTLVSSGQGTGIVVATASRTELGRISVMLEDVQEMTTPLVRQMAAFSRWLAAAIGLIAVSTFFTGVLWRGHSADDMFMMVVALAASSIPEGLPAIMTITLALGVRRMATRNAIVRRLPAVETLGSVTVICSDKTGTLTKNEMTVQSILTGKLTFDVSGAGYVPEGGLHLDGAVVSPGAHPEIAELARAGVLCNDASLRHVNGTWQVEGDPTEGALCTLAVKVGLDLLGERENRPRVDAIPFESEHRFMATLNHDHEGNRFIYLKGAPERLFGMCTTYRAGSLEIPMDRALWDERVQATAGRGMRTLAIALKRVSATQLDLRFEDVDGGCTLLGLLGIIDPPREEATAAVADCASAGIRVKMITGDHAETARAIGARLGIGQDKPAMTGSQIEQLDDEQLRLAVSDLDVFARTSPAHKLRLVGALQASGQIVAMTGDGVNDAPALKRADVGVAMGLKGTDAAKEVADVVLADDNFATISGAVREGRGIYDSIRKFILFMLPTNGGEALVVTAAILFEWTLPLTAAQVLWINMVTSSTLGLALAFEPPESDVMERPPRDPQAPLLSWFFVWRLAMVSALMMTGALGLFLWELDRGAGIERARTIAVSAVVMAEMWYLLNSRYILRPVFSREGLFGNSYVWMVIGACALLQLAYVHTAPLQAVFHSTDLSLAEWVRVLVVGLFVFTIAETEKAIIRRVSRQQAPPQAARSGTASFPSQREHHR, encoded by the coding sequence ATGGGTCCGCGCAACCATCTGCTGAGCCGACTGGTGATCGAAAGGACGACATTGGAGCCACCACCAACTGACGAGCAGGAGCACTGGCATGGCCGCGCAGTCGCGGAGGTGGTGGCATGCCTGCACACTGATCCTCGCCGCGGGCTAACGGTCGAGGAGGCCGCACGGCGGTTGGCCCAGCATGGGCCGAACCGTCTGCCTTCTCCAGCGAGACGGTCTGCCTGGGTCCGGTTCCTTCTACAGTTTCACAATGTCCTGATCTACATGATGCTGGCGTCCGCAGTCGTTGCGGGCCTGTTGAGCCACTGGATCGATGCCGCGGTCTTGTTCGCCGCCGTCGCGGTCAACGCCGTCATCGGCTTCCTCCAAGAGGGGAAGGCCGAAGAAGCGCTCGATGCCATTCGCAATCTGCTGTCCCTCCGCACGACCGCGATCCGCCAAGGGGAACGCATTCAGATCGCGGCCAAGGACCTGGTGCAAGGCGACCTCGTCACCCTGGCATCCGGCGACAAAATTCCGGCGGACCTTCGCGTGGTCAGCGCCAAAAGCCTGTTCGTCAACGAAGCGATCCTGACGGGCGAATCGGCGGTCGTCGAAAAGTCGCCCGCCGCAGTGCCGATCGAAGCGCCGCTCGGTGATCGCCGCTGCCTCCTCTATTCCGGCACGTTGGTGTCTTCCGGACAAGGCACGGGCATCGTCGTGGCAACGGCGAGTCGGACGGAGTTGGGCCGGATCAGCGTCATGTTGGAAGACGTGCAGGAGATGACGACTCCGCTGGTCCGGCAAATGGCGGCCTTCAGCCGATGGTTGGCCGCAGCGATCGGCCTCATCGCCGTGAGCACCTTCTTCACCGGGGTGCTCTGGCGCGGCCACTCCGCCGACGACATGTTTATGATGGTGGTCGCGCTGGCCGCTTCGTCCATTCCCGAAGGGCTTCCCGCCATCATGACGATCACCCTGGCGCTCGGCGTCCGACGAATGGCCACCCGCAACGCCATTGTCCGACGCCTCCCCGCGGTGGAAACCCTGGGATCGGTCACGGTGATCTGTTCGGATAAGACGGGCACCCTGACCAAGAACGAGATGACGGTGCAGTCGATCCTCACCGGCAAACTGACCTTCGACGTGAGCGGTGCCGGCTACGTTCCCGAGGGCGGCCTGCACCTGGACGGAGCGGTGGTTTCCCCCGGCGCCCACCCAGAGATCGCGGAACTGGCCAGAGCCGGTGTGCTCTGCAACGATGCGTCGTTGCGCCACGTAAACGGGACCTGGCAGGTGGAGGGAGATCCGACCGAAGGCGCCCTCTGCACCCTGGCCGTGAAGGTCGGCCTGGATCTGCTCGGTGAGCGAGAGAACCGGCCCAGGGTGGATGCGATCCCCTTCGAGTCGGAGCATCGATTCATGGCCACCCTGAACCACGACCATGAAGGGAACCGGTTTATCTACCTGAAAGGGGCGCCGGAACGGTTGTTCGGCATGTGCACCACCTATCGTGCCGGGAGCCTTGAAATCCCGATGGATCGAGCCCTCTGGGACGAACGAGTGCAAGCCACAGCCGGACGGGGAATGCGCACCCTGGCGATTGCCCTGAAACGAGTGTCCGCCACACAGCTGGACCTGCGGTTTGAAGACGTCGACGGCGGTTGCACACTGCTCGGGCTTCTGGGAATCATTGATCCGCCGAGGGAGGAAGCAACGGCCGCCGTCGCGGACTGCGCCTCCGCCGGCATCCGGGTGAAGATGATCACCGGCGACCATGCGGAAACCGCTCGTGCCATCGGCGCCCGCCTCGGCATCGGGCAGGACAAACCGGCCATGACCGGCAGTCAAATTGAGCAACTGGACGACGAGCAGCTCCGTTTGGCCGTGTCGGATCTGGACGTGTTCGCCCGCACAAGCCCGGCGCACAAGCTGCGGCTGGTCGGCGCGCTCCAGGCCTCCGGGCAGATCGTGGCCATGACCGGCGACGGAGTCAATGACGCCCCGGCCTTGAAACGCGCCGATGTCGGCGTGGCGATGGGCCTGAAGGGGACCGACGCCGCCAAAGAGGTGGCCGATGTGGTGCTTGCCGATGACAACTTCGCCACGATCAGCGGCGCCGTGCGGGAAGGGCGAGGCATCTATGACAGCATCCGCAAGTTCATTTTGTTCATGCTGCCGACCAACGGGGGAGAAGCGCTGGTCGTCACGGCGGCAATTCTGTTTGAATGGACATTGCCGCTCACGGCGGCACAGGTCCTGTGGATCAACATGGTCACGTCCAGCACGCTGGGGCTTGCCTTGGCGTTCGAACCTCCGGAATCGGATGTGATGGAACGACCGCCGCGCGATCCCCAAGCGCCGCTGCTGTCCTGGTTCTTCGTTTGGAGGTTGGCCATGGTTTCCGCCCTCATGATGACCGGCGCCCTCGGCCTCTTTCTGTGGGAGCTGGACCGAGGTGCCGGCATCGAACGAGCACGCACCATCGCGGTCAGCGCCGTCGTAATGGCGGAAATGTGGTACCTCCTGAATAGCCGCTATATCCTGCGCCCTGTGTTCTCACGAGAGGGGTTGTTCGGCAACTCCTATGTCTGGATGGTCATCGGCGCCTGTGCCTTGCTTCAGCTGGCCTATGTCCACACGGCTCCGCTGCAGGCCGTGTTTCATTCGACCGACCTGAGCCTGGCGGAGTGGGTGCGGGTACTGGTGGTGGGCCTGTTCGTCTTTACGATCGCGGAAACTGAGAAGGCGATCATACGCAGAGTGAGTCGGCAACAGGCACCGCCTCAAGCCGCACGCTCGGGCACAGCGTCATTCCCTTCCCAACGGGAGCATCACCGATGA